Below is a window of Bacillaceae bacterium S4-13-56 DNA.
TGCTTCAACTGAGTTATGCATTGAAACAGGTGCAATCCTTGAAGCACATAAACTTAATACTAAGATCACACATACTATTTGTGTTGTAAGAGAAGATGAAAATACTGAATTTACAGTTTTACCACCTTGTGGCGTATGTCAAGAAAGACTTTTTTACTGGGGAGAAAATGTAAAAGCAGCTGTAACGAATTCAAGTGGAAATCTGGATTATAAAACATTAAAAGAAATTCAACCACACCATTGGTATAAGGCTTATAAAGGTAATTTAAAATATTAACGTAACAGGTGTGTTAATCAAAGATAGTAGCAAGAGAGCTTTCCCGCTTAGCATGAAATGGCAGGCTATCCTATCAGCTTAGAGATATCTGTCAGTTCAGTAACATTCATATCGTATGTCTAGATAACTTAATCATACAGTAGAAGGCAATGTTCAAAACTTTGGATTTTTTGCATGGTTGTATGAAACCGAGTCAGCTAACAGTAGCCGTCGGAATAAGCAAGCCAAACCTGCAAAGGCCAATCGTGGTCTCTTTGTTGGACCTATTCCTTTTTACAGTTATTACTCAGAATTGCCATAAAGACGGCGATATTCATATCCATTCTAGCTTCGTTGATCCTTTACAAGATATGTAAAAGGCAACTCCTGTAAGGGTTAGTTACCTTCTTTTAAAATTAACTGTGAAACACACTCCACCTGGCTGGTTTGAGGAAACATGTCCACCGGCTGAACAGATTCGACCTTATATATGTTCCTAAGATAAGATATATCTTTAGCTAATGTAGATGGATTGCAGGAAACATAGATAAATTTTTTCGGTTTCACTTTTTTAATCGTATCTAAAAATGAGTTTTCACAGCCGACTCGAGGAGGATCCACAATAATCACATCTGGTTGGAACCCTTCTTTTTGCCATTTAGGAAGCCATTCTTCCGCTTTTCCTGTTACAAAGCTTGCATGTTTTATCCCTTGTTTTTTGGCGTTTCTTTCTGCATCTTTTACCGCATCAGGAATTACTTCAATTCCCCTGAGCTCACTCACTTTGTCAGCTAACCAAAGACCAATGGTTCCCACTCCACAGTAGGCATCCACGATCTTTTCTACTCCTGATAAGTTAGCCACTCGCTTGACTTCATTGTACATTTTAGTTGTCTGCTTAGGATTCAGTTGAAAAAAAGCTCTAGCCGATAACTCGAAACTAATATCCTCAAGCTTTTCTTCCAAATACCAAGCTCCTTCTAAATGGTGAGTTTCTTCTCCAAATATCAACGAGGTTTTCTTATTATTTATATTCAAGATTAAAGAATTAATCTCAGGTAATCTTTTTTTGATTTCCTTTACAAGAAGGCCCTTTTTTGGAAACTCTTTTGATGTGGTGACTAACACAAGTTGCGCTTGTTTCGTTTGGAAGCCAACTCTAGAAACAATCGTTCGTATAACACCTTTTTGATTTCGCTCATTATAAACAGGAATCTTCAAGTCCTGAATGATGGATTTCATCGTTTTTGCAATATGATTGGTTAGCGGATGCTGCACAAGGCAGTCTGAAATATCTACAAGACGATGGGAATCTTGACCGTAAAGACCAGCGATCACTTTTTTTCCATCCATGCCAACTTGTAATTGACTTTTATTCCTGTAATCCCATGGATGGTCCAACCCAAATGTAGGATGAACATGATCTTCCGTAATCATACCTTTTGCATATCTTTCAAAAGCCTGAAGAATTAAATCACGTTTATATTCCAATTGTTTCTTATAATCTAAATGCTGAAGCTGACAACCACCACACGGTCCATAAACTGGACACGGAGGATCTACACGGTCTTTTGAACGCTTCCTTATCTTCTTTATGTCTGCTTGTATAAATTTTTCTTGATTCGCCTTAACAACCCCTATAACTTCTTCATCTGGAAGGGCACCAGGAATAAACACAGCCTTACGTTTGAAATAACCAATTCCTTCACCATTGATTCCAAGTCTTTTAATCGTTAATGGAAATTCATCGCCTGGTTTTAGTTCTTGATTCTGTTTTCCCATAAAAATCCTCATTTCCTTCATTATGCTCGTACTACATTATACATGAGAAGGGTAAAAGTACAAAAACTGTCATTTTACATTTTCTTCTAGCTCAATTAAGCTATTTGTACTTTTTATTATTTGGTATAGTTTTGATATAATTTTTTCCATGAGAAGGCCTCTTTCTATAAATGTACTAACCTGTCAAATCATACATTTATGATAGAGCGCCTTTTCTTTTTTGACTAGAAAATAGCTTTATTTACCCTCGAGAAATATTTTGCACATACTCATATAAGAAAAACTCGGCATTCGCCAAGCCTTTGTCGCGAATGCCTTAGTTGTACTTATGCAGATAGGAATGTTTTATACTTTCCTATCTGTTAAGAAAAGCGCAAGCGCCCTTGATCATCGACGTAAGGCGGTGAGGCCCACAGGATGTGGGTCACGTAGGCGTTGCAACACGATGTCGCGGTTTTAGCCTACGTTCCCTCCTGGATAAAGGAAACACGGTTCACGAGGGCTCGCAGGATGCGAGTCCGTTCGGGTTTGCGAATCATTTCGGTGGGACGAGTAATCGCAGTCCCAATACGATGTCTCGTTTTTAACCGAACCTCCTTCATCGATGTTGACTTATCGAAGGGGAGGAGGGAACCGACTCTAGTCGATAGGCTGCCCTTGAAACAAGAAAAGCACTTGTTTCTGCGAACTAGCTCTAGGTAGCTTTCCTTACTCGGGGGGAAAACTTCGAAGATTACTCGATGATACTTTTTCGCTGGAGCTAGACAAATTTTATACTTTATCTTGCAAAAAAGATTCCTCGAAAGCTGAGGAATCTTTTTTTAATAAATATCTTTTTTTATCCAAAATCCTTAACAAATGGTTCAGGTAGAATTTGCTTTCTCATAAAGTAGTTTAGACTTTTAAAGGTGTAGCCTTCTTCTCTTAAATCATCAATAAGATGACTTAATGCCTCGGCATTGTCACTCGATACAGCATGAAGAAGCATGATTGCTCCAGGATGCACTTGCTTCATAACCTGTTCATAAGAATGTTTCCAACCCTTTTGATTATTCGTTTCCCAATCAACGTACGCAAGGGACCAAAACATGTTCGCATATCCAAGTTCAGACGCTGCACTTAAAGATTCAGGAGTAAAAGTTCCTCTTGGTGGTCTTAAAAAAGACATGGATTGCTGAGTGGAAATGTTCGCAACAGCCTCTTCCACTTTTCGAAGTTCTTCTTTAATTTCTTCCTTGCCTAACGTAGTAAAATCCGCATGGCTCCAAGAATGGTTTCCGACAATATGTCCTTCCTGGACCATTCTTTGGATCAGTTCCTCTGAACTTTCAACGTAATGTCCAGTTACGAAAAAGGTAGCTGGCACCTCTTTCTCTTTTAGCACATCTAAAACTTGATCAGTATATCCTTGCTCATATCCATTATCAAAAGTTAAATATAATACCTTCTCTCCAGAAGGATCATAAAAATATCCATTGTTTTGTTGAAGAATGTTTTCATAAGTTCCAGCAATAGGAGGAAGCCCTTCTCCTCTTTTCTGAAACCCCCATCCATAGCTTTGAGCGGATGTAATCGTTGGTAAAAGTAGTACGAGAATGAAGCTACATATAAATGATCGTATTATTTTATTCATGAAGTCTCACCTGCTCTTTTTTTCTTAGTGTGAGACAAAGCAGGTGACTTCATTCTTTTTGTTAAAGAATAATTGCTGCAATCCAACCAAAAATAAATAATGGAATATTAAAGTGAATAAAAGTTGGAACACATGTGTCCCAAATATGATGGTGTTTTCCATCTGCATTAAGACCAGACGTTGGTCCAAGAGTACTATCTGAAGCAGGTGAACCTGCATCACCCAAAGCACCAGCTGTTCCAATTAATGCCGCAATTGCCATGGGTGAAAATCCAGCAGCTAAACAGATTGGAACATAAAGTGCTGTAATGATTGGAATTGTTCCAAAGGAAGAACCAATACCCATCGTGATCAATAAACCGACTAATAATAGGACAAATGCAACCATTATCTTATTATCCCCAATGATTTCTGATGAGGATTCTACTAACTGATTAATGGAGCCAGTTTCCGTTAAAATATGGGCATAACCAGAAGCAACTAGCATTACGAATGCAATGGTACCCATCATAGCAACGCCTTCCGTCATCAAGCTGTCTCCACGTTTGATCGGAACGACGAATAAGATAAACATAAGAATAAGTCCAGTTAATGCACTTAAAATAAGATTTTCAGTTACAACTTGTACCACTAAAGCAGCTACAATTGCCACTAAAGTTAACCAGTGGGAAAGCTCCATTTTGGTTGATTTTTTATTATCTGCATTTATTTTGATTGGTTCAAAATTAAGGTCGCTCGTTTGGATCACTCGATCCTTACGATACGTAATGAAAATAGCAATTAACAAACCAACAATCATACCTGATCCAGGTAATAATAAAGACAAGGCAATTTCGTTTATGGATAGTTCAGTTCCACTTTGCGCCATTGCCTTTTGAATCGTTTGATGAAAAATTAACCCGTATCCTAGAGGAATCATAATATACGGTGCCTTTAAACCGAAAGTAAGTGCTGTTGCTACAGCCCTTCTATCAATTTTCATCTCATCGAAAAGTTTTAATAAAGGTGGAATTAAAATTGGAATAAAAGCAATATGAACCGGAATCACGTTTTGTGATAATGATGCAATTCCTGCGATGATTAATAAAAGTGTAGCTCGCTTCCCTTTTAAAACTCTTATTAATGTTGAAACTAAGATATTCGTAATTCCTGTGTAACTAATAGCTGCTGCAAAAGCTCCAAGAACGATATAACTTAGTGCTGTGTTTGCTTGTCCACCCATACCATCTACAAGCAAAGATATAGAATCTGTGAATGATAACCCACTGATTACCCCAGCAGTCACCCCAGCAGCAATAATTGCCAAAATAACATTAATGCGAAATAAACTTAATAAAGACATTACAATAACAGAAATAATAACAGCCGATGCCATGATGTCACTCCTAACTTTTATTAGTGTGGTATTAGTTTTGTTGCATTAGGGATTGGTTTATTTATCTAACACGTTAATGTTTTACCACGATAAAGAATTTTTATCAATAGGTTCTAAAAAAGGCGGAAGATTGAGAAAATTATTATGTTTTTGATGGGGATGGTATTAGGGAATCGATGAAATTAACACTTTTTTTGGATATGAGGATGGACGTTTGAATACTTGTTTGTTTAGGGGAAATAGGAATTATTTACTTTTCTTATAAAAAGGCCCTCCATTGAGGACCTCATCAGATTAAACGAACACTGGCTCTTTAAATTCAGTTAATTTTTCTAAAGAAGATTTTTCAACGTCTTCATGAAGGCTGTTTCCATGGGAGTCCATGGTTACTATGGCTGTAAATCCATTAACTCGCAGGTGCCACATAGCTTCAGGAACACCGAATTCCATAAGATCCACACCTTCTACTCCTTCAATACGCTCTGCGTAATATTGAGCCGCGCCTCCAATAGCATTCAGATAAACTCCCCCATGCTCTTGTAGGGCATCGAGAGTTTTTCGTCCCATTCCACCTTTGCCAATAACAGCACGAATACCAAACTTTTTCATGACAGTTCCTTGATATGGTTCCTCACGGATACTAGTTGTTGGACCAGCAGCCTTCACTTCCCAGTTCCCTTGATCATCCTTCAGCATAACTGGTCCACAATGGTATAGAACCGCTCCGTTTAAATCAACTGGTGAGTCATTGTCCATTAAGTATTTGTGGATGGCATCACGGCCGGTGTGCATAATCCCATTAATTTTTACAACATCTCCAACTTTAAGGGATCGAATCTGCTCTTCAGAAATAGGGGCAGTTAGCTCAACAACACGTGCTTCACCTTTAGACTCTTCTTTTTCAAAAGTAGTTTTTTCACCCTCTTGATATTGCCAATCTGTAATCGCTCCAGTGTCTGGATTGATATTCACTCCAAGGCGGCGAAATGCCCAGCAGTTATAAGCTACAGAGACATAGAAGCTAGCAGGAATTCGATTCATCACACCGATCTTACATCCTAACAAAGTAGCTTCTCCACCAAATCCCATAGTACCAATTCCAAGTTTATTAGCGTTATCTAAAATATACTCTTCTAGTTTACGAAGGTCTTCATTTGGATTCACATCATCGACTGAACGGAAAAGTTGCTCCTTGGCAAGCTCATATCCACTTGTACGGTCTCCTCCAATTCCAACTCCAATGAACCCGGCAGAACATCCTTGACCTTGCGCTTGGTATACAGAATGCATAATACATTTACGAATTCCATCTAAATCGCGTCCAGCACGACCTAGACCTTCCAATTCTGTTGGGAGGCTGTATTGAATATTTTTGTTCTCACAACCGCCACCTTTTAATATAAGCTTGGCGTCAATATAATTTTCTTCCCACTGCTCAAATTTAACCACGGGTGTTCCCACACCAAGGTTTGTTCCACTATTTTCCCCTGTAAGTGAATCAACTGAATTCGGACGAAGTTTTCCATCTTTTGTTGCTTGTTCAATGGCTGCCAAAATAGCCTTTTTCATTTCAAGTTGGTTTACACCAACTGGAACCTTTAACTTAAATGTAGGTAGACCGGTGTCCTGGCAAATTGGTGATACCTTTTCATCCGCCATTTGAATATTGTTCGTGATTGTTCCTAAAGACATAGCCGCTCGTGTGCCAGCACTTTCCTGCTCACACGCCTTCTTCACGGCTCGTCTAACATCTTTAGGTAAATTAGTGGAAGTCTCCACTATTAGTTGATACATGCTTTCCTGAAACTTTTCCATCTCCCATTTCCCCCTCGTAAAACGTTTACAAAACGATTATACGATTGTTTTGTTTATTCGAGAAGGGAAATGTTTTCCACTTTAGTTGAAAACTACATGTTAGAGCGTCTGCTCTGATTCCGTGCGTCTCTTTTGGCCCGGCGCGCGTCCGTTTTGGTGATTCGCGCGTCTATTCGCTTAGTTTGCGCGTCTACTCCGATTCCGTGCGTCTCTTTTGCCCCGGCGCGCGTCCGTTTCGGTGATTTCCGCGTCTATTCGCTTAGCTTGCGCGTCTACTCCGATTCCGTGCGTCACTTTCGGTCCGGCGCGCGTCACTTTTGGTGATTCGAGCGTCTATTCGCTTAGTTTGCGCGTCTACTCCGATTCCGTGCGTCACTTTTGGTTCGGCGCGCGTCCGTTTCGGTGATTTGCGCGTCTATTCGCTTAGCTTGTGCGTCTACTCTGATTCCGTGCGTCACTTTTGGCCCGGCGCACGTCCGTTTCGGTGATTTGCGCGTCTATTCGCTTAGCTTGTGCGTCTACTCTGATTCCGTGCGTCACTTTTGGCCCGGCGCGCGTCCGTTTGCGTGATTTGCGCGTCTATTCGCTTAGCTTGCGCGTCTACTCTGATTCCGTGCGTCTCTTTTGGTCCGGCGCGCGTCACTTTTGGTGATTCGCGCGTCTA
It encodes the following:
- the rlmD gene encoding 23S rRNA (uracil(1939)-C(5))-methyltransferase RlmD; amino-acid sequence: MGKQNQELKPGDEFPLTIKRLGINGEGIGYFKRKAVFIPGALPDEEVIGVVKANQEKFIQADIKKIRKRSKDRVDPPCPVYGPCGGCQLQHLDYKKQLEYKRDLILQAFERYAKGMITEDHVHPTFGLDHPWDYRNKSQLQVGMDGKKVIAGLYGQDSHRLVDISDCLVQHPLTNHIAKTMKSIIQDLKIPVYNERNQKGVIRTIVSRVGFQTKQAQLVLVTTSKEFPKKGLLVKEIKKRLPEINSLILNINNKKTSLIFGEETHHLEGAWYLEEKLEDISFELSARAFFQLNPKQTTKMYNEVKRVANLSGVEKIVDAYCGVGTIGLWLADKVSELRGIEVIPDAVKDAERNAKKQGIKHASFVTGKAEEWLPKWQKEGFQPDVIIVDPPRVGCENSFLDTIKKVKPKKFIYVSCNPSTLAKDISYLRNIYKVESVQPVDMFPQTSQVECVSQLILKEGN
- a CDS encoding cytidine deaminase, giving the protein MNIEQELYQAAIDLIEKRYATGWGGAAAMYTEDGQILTSVSPDVINASTELCIETGAILEAHKLNTKITHTICVVREDENTEFTVLPPCGVCQERLFYWGENVKAAVTNSSGNLDYKTLKEIQPHHWYKAYKGNLKY
- a CDS encoding Na+/H+ antiporter family protein; its protein translation is MASAVIISVIVMSLLSLFRINVILAIIAAGVTAGVISGLSFTDSISLLVDGMGGQANTALSYIVLGAFAAAISYTGITNILVSTLIRVLKGKRATLLLIIAGIASLSQNVIPVHIAFIPILIPPLLKLFDEMKIDRRAVATALTFGLKAPYIMIPLGYGLIFHQTIQKAMAQSGTELSINEIALSLLLPGSGMIVGLLIAIFITYRKDRVIQTSDLNFEPIKINADNKKSTKMELSHWLTLVAIVAALVVQVVTENLILSALTGLILMFILFVVPIKRGDSLMTEGVAMMGTIAFVMLVASGYAHILTETGSINQLVESSSEIIGDNKIMVAFVLLLVGLLITMGIGSSFGTIPIITALYVPICLAAGFSPMAIAALIGTAGALGDAGSPASDSTLGPTSGLNADGKHHHIWDTCVPTFIHFNIPLFIFGWIAAIIL
- a CDS encoding fumarate hydratase — encoded protein: MEKFQESMYQLIVETSTNLPKDVRRAVKKACEQESAGTRAAMSLGTITNNIQMADEKVSPICQDTGLPTFKLKVPVGVNQLEMKKAILAAIEQATKDGKLRPNSVDSLTGENSGTNLGVGTPVVKFEQWEENYIDAKLILKGGGCENKNIQYSLPTELEGLGRAGRDLDGIRKCIMHSVYQAQGQGCSAGFIGVGIGGDRTSGYELAKEQLFRSVDDVNPNEDLRKLEEYILDNANKLGIGTMGFGGEATLLGCKIGVMNRIPASFYVSVAYNCWAFRRLGVNINPDTGAITDWQYQEGEKTTFEKEESKGEARVVELTAPISEEQIRSLKVGDVVKINGIMHTGRDAIHKYLMDNDSPVDLNGAVLYHCGPVMLKDDQGNWEVKAAGPTTSIREEPYQGTVMKKFGIRAVIGKGGMGRKTLDALQEHGGVYLNAIGGAAQYYAERIEGVEGVDLMEFGVPEAMWHLRVNGFTAIVTMDSHGNSLHEDVEKSSLEKLTEFKEPVFV
- the pdaA gene encoding delta-lactam-biosynthetic de-N-acetylase; translated protein: MNKIIRSFICSFILVLLLPTITSAQSYGWGFQKRGEGLPPIAGTYENILQQNNGYFYDPSGEKVLYLTFDNGYEQGYTDQVLDVLKEKEVPATFFVTGHYVESSEELIQRMVQEGHIVGNHSWSHADFTTLGKEEIKEELRKVEEAVANISTQQSMSFLRPPRGTFTPESLSAASELGYANMFWSLAYVDWETNNQKGWKHSYEQVMKQVHPGAIMLLHAVSSDNAEALSHLIDDLREEGYTFKSLNYFMRKQILPEPFVKDFG